Proteins encoded together in one Corallococcus soli window:
- a CDS encoding glucose 1-dehydrogenase → MKRVEGKVALVTGGAGGLGAASARMLAREGARVVVTDRREDEARAVAEELGDAGLFVALDVTQEAQWEHAMARTLEKFGKLDVLVNNAGMGIVKDIETMSLDEWRLVHAVNLDGVFLGCKHGIAAMRKTEAKGSIINISSIAGIVGVGQFPAYSSSKGGVRLLSKSVALHCAAKGYGIRCNSVHPGYVETSMVEALSQASGQAEKTRARMLKGIPLGHFGEPDDVANAVLYLASDESKLMTGAEVILDGGATAQ, encoded by the coding sequence ATGAAGCGAGTCGAAGGCAAGGTGGCGTTGGTGACCGGCGGCGCGGGAGGCCTGGGCGCCGCGTCCGCGCGGATGCTCGCGCGCGAGGGCGCCAGGGTGGTGGTGACCGACCGGCGCGAGGACGAAGCGCGCGCGGTGGCGGAGGAGCTGGGGGACGCGGGCCTGTTCGTCGCGCTGGACGTCACCCAGGAGGCGCAGTGGGAGCACGCCATGGCGCGCACCCTGGAGAAGTTCGGGAAGCTGGACGTGCTCGTGAACAACGCGGGCATGGGCATCGTGAAGGACATCGAAACCATGTCGCTGGACGAGTGGCGGCTCGTGCACGCGGTCAACCTGGACGGCGTCTTCCTGGGCTGCAAGCACGGCATCGCCGCGATGCGGAAGACGGAGGCGAAGGGCTCCATCATCAACATCTCCTCCATCGCCGGCATCGTCGGCGTGGGGCAGTTCCCCGCGTACAGCTCCAGCAAGGGCGGCGTGCGCCTGTTGTCCAAGTCCGTGGCGCTGCACTGCGCGGCCAAGGGCTACGGCATCCGGTGCAACTCCGTGCACCCCGGCTACGTGGAGACCTCCATGGTGGAGGCGCTGTCCCAGGCCAGCGGCCAGGCGGAGAAGACGCGCGCGCGCATGCTCAAGGGCATCCCCCTGGGCCACTTCGGTGAGCCCGACGACGTGGCGAACGCCGTGCTCTACCTCGCGTCGGACGAGTCCAAGCTCATGACGGGCGCCGAGGTCATCCTCGACGGCGGCGCCACCGCGCAGTAG
- a CDS encoding zinc-dependent alcohol dehydrogenase family protein: MKAVRFSAFGPPSDVAQVVEESPAPLQPGEARLAVLATPINPSDLLTLSGEYGVLPKLPATPGNEGVGRVVEVVGSDAVAVGDRVFLPLGAGTWRTHLTVPAAQLLPVPPGLDLLQASMLLVNPPTAYLMLRQFVTLQPGEWVVQNAANSAVGRYLITLAQVMGLKTVNVVRRQDLADALKAQGADVVLLDTDELPKQVRDATGGAKVRLGIDAVGGDSSRRLGDCLSTGGVLVNYGAMSGKGPKLSAAATIFKDVSLRGFWLVRWMRNAPREEQNATFARLAELMSAGTLQAPVDGTYPLERIHDALKRAQEPSRDGKIILTPTPAD, translated from the coding sequence ATGAAAGCAGTGCGCTTCTCGGCCTTCGGTCCGCCCTCGGACGTCGCCCAGGTGGTGGAGGAATCCCCCGCGCCGCTCCAGCCGGGGGAGGCGCGCCTGGCCGTGCTCGCCACGCCCATCAACCCCTCCGATCTGCTCACCCTCTCCGGTGAGTACGGCGTGCTGCCCAAGCTGCCCGCCACCCCGGGCAACGAGGGCGTGGGCCGCGTGGTGGAGGTGGTGGGCTCCGACGCCGTGGCGGTGGGTGACCGGGTGTTCCTGCCGCTGGGCGCGGGCACCTGGCGCACCCACCTCACCGTGCCCGCCGCGCAGCTGCTGCCGGTGCCGCCGGGGTTGGACCTGCTCCAGGCGAGCATGCTGCTGGTCAACCCGCCCACCGCGTACCTGATGCTGCGCCAGTTCGTGACGCTCCAGCCCGGGGAGTGGGTGGTGCAGAACGCGGCCAACTCCGCCGTGGGGCGCTACCTCATCACCCTGGCCCAGGTGATGGGATTGAAGACCGTCAACGTGGTGCGCCGCCAGGACCTGGCCGACGCGCTCAAGGCGCAGGGCGCGGACGTGGTGCTGCTGGACACGGATGAGCTGCCCAAGCAGGTGCGCGACGCCACGGGCGGCGCGAAGGTGCGGCTGGGCATCGACGCGGTGGGTGGGGACTCCTCCCGGCGGCTGGGTGACTGTCTTTCCACCGGCGGCGTGCTGGTGAACTACGGCGCGATGAGTGGCAAGGGCCCCAAGCTGTCCGCGGCGGCCACCATCTTCAAGGACGTCAGCCTGCGCGGCTTCTGGCTGGTGCGCTGGATGCGCAACGCCCCGCGCGAGGAGCAGAACGCCACCTTCGCGCGGCTCGCGGAGCTGATGTCCGCGGGCACGTTGCAGGCCCCCGTGGACGGCACCTACCCGCTGGAGCGCATCCACGACGCGCTGAAGCGCGCCCAGGAGCCCAGCCGCGACGGGAAGATCATCCTGACCCCCACCCCCGCGGACTGA